The following proteins are co-located in the Vigna angularis cultivar LongXiaoDou No.4 chromosome 2, ASM1680809v1, whole genome shotgun sequence genome:
- the LOC108327901 gene encoding cytochrome P450 83B1: MVRLLLIIFCLSVMAVILLKKQRGKRKPSRSPGPRGLPLIGNLHQIDSSKLNIQLEQLSKVYGPLFSLQLGFKQAIVVSSPKLAKEILKDHDIDVCTRPPSLGPLKLSYNGQEMIFSPFNDYWREIRKICVVHFFSSKRISTFSSVRKSEVKQMMEILSGHVRSSKVTNLSELMMSVSSGIICRVAFGKKYDEEGAERSRFHGLLNDSQAMFLSFFVSDYIPFLGWIDKLTGLFGRLENTFKALDVFFQEVIDDHLDPNRVKQNEDEDIVDVLLELKKQGRLSIDLTQDQIKAIILDILVAGTDTTAATSVWVMTGLMKNPRAMAKAQEEIRNACGKKEFIEEEDVEKLEYLQAVIKETLRFYAPTPLVPREAIRSFSIDGYEIEAKTIVYVNGWAIQRDPEAWKDPEEYWPERFLNSEIDFKGHDFEFIPFGAGRRICPGISLGIASVELITANLLNSFHWELPEGMKPQDIDTEGLPGLARHKKNHLFAFAKKRI; the protein is encoded by the exons ATGGTGCGACTTTTGTtgattatcttttgtctttcggTTATGGCAGTGATCCTGTTGAAGAAGCAGAGAGGCAAACGGAAGCCATCAAGGTCACCGGGTCCAAGAGGTCTTCCCCTCATTGGCAATCTTCACCAAATTGATAGTTCAAAATTGAATATCCAGCTGGAGCAGCTCTCAAAGGTCTATGGTCCCCTTTTCTCCCTCCAATTAGGCTTCAAGCAAGCCATTGTTGTTTCCTCTCCAAAACTAGCCAAGGAAATCCTCAAAGACCATGACATTGATGTCTGCACCAGGCCTCCCTCTCTTGGCCCTCTAAAACTCTCATACAACGGCCAAGAGATGATTTTCTCTCCCTTCAACGACTACTGGAGAGAAATTAGAAAAATCTGTGTGGTCCATTTCTTCAGCTCCAAACGGATCTCCACCTTTTCCAGTGTGAGAAAATCTGAAGTCAAACAGATGATGGAAATTTTATCTGGGCATGTTCGTTCTTCCAAAGTAACCAACTTGAGTGAGCTCATGATGTCGGTCTCAAGCGGCATCATTTGTAGGGTTGCATTTGGGAAAAAGTACGATGAAGAAGGAGCTGAGAGAAGCAGGTTCCATGGGCTTCTAAACGACTCACAGGCTATgttcctttctttctttgtcTCGGATTACATTCCGTTCTTGGGGTGGATCGATAAACTCACTGGCTTGTTTGGCCGTCTGGAAAACACTTTCAAGGCCTTGGATGTTTTCTTCCAAGAAGTCATTGACGACCACCTAGATCCGAACAGGGTCAAACAAAATGAAGACGAGGATATTGTCGATGTGCTGCTTGAGCTTAAGAAGCAGGGTCGCTTGTCAATAGACCTCACCCAAGATCAAATCAAAGCTATCATCTTG GACATACTTGTGGCAGGGACTGACACAACTGCAGCCACATCCGTGTGGGTAATGACCGGATtgatgaagaacccaagagcAATGGCGAAAGCCCAAGAAGAAATTCGAAATGCGTGTGGCAAGAAGGAGTTCATAGAGGAAGAGGATGTTGAAAAGCTTGAATATCTGCAGGCAGTAATAAAAGAGACACTTAGGTTTTATGCACCAACACCACTGGTACCAAGAGAAGCCATTAGAAGTTTCAGCATAGATGGGTATGAAATAGAAGCGAAGACAATAGTGTATGTGAACGGGTGGGCCATTCAGAGGGACCCTGAAGCTTGGAAAGACCCAGAAGAATATTGGCCAGAGAGGTTTTTGAACAGTGAGATAGATTTTAAGGGACATGATTTTGAGTTTATTCCGTTCGGTGCAGGGCGTAGAATTTGCCCTGGCATATCGCTGGGAATTGCATCAGTGGAGCTCATAACTGCAAATCTTCTTAATTCATTCCACTGGGAGTTGCCCGAAGGGATGAAACCTCAAGACATAGACACTGAGGGTCTGCCAGGCCTTGCCCGACACAAGAAGAATCATCTTTTCGCTTTTGCCAAAAAACGTATTTGA